A DNA window from Sphingopyxis sp. CCNWLW2 contains the following coding sequences:
- the rhaI gene encoding L-rhamnose catabolism isomerase, with protein sequence MAGDLPLAQDDIERLNAGLTDALDDDYGSLGRQLGRRGIDIDGVKAKVAGFSVAVPSWGAGRGGTRFAKFPIAGEPTNIHEKLEDCAVIQQLGRATPRVSPHFPWDKVSDYRGLREEAAALGLGFDAVNSNTFQDQPGQAVSYATGSLSSTRAEVREQAVAHNIECIEIGKQLGVTDLTVWVGDGTNFPGQQDLGRSLDRYLDAAAEVYAALPADWRMLIEHKMFEPAFYSTVISDWGSSILVAQELGDKAKCLVDLGHHAPNVNIEQIVARLHRFGKLGGFHFNDSKYGDDDLDSGSINPHQLFLVFNELVEAEMNPRGDFRPAHMIDQSHNVTDPIESMLSSAEAIVAAYAKALLVDREALLAAQEANDTMMAFQALRTAYRTDVTPILAAARAEAGGAIDTIAAYRASGWRDRKAQERRAAGAAAGIV encoded by the coding sequence ATGGCTGGCGATCTGCCGCTCGCACAGGATGATATCGAGCGGCTGAACGCCGGTCTGACCGACGCGCTCGACGATGATTATGGCAGCCTCGGCCGCCAACTCGGCCGGCGCGGGATCGACATCGATGGCGTTAAGGCGAAGGTCGCGGGCTTTTCGGTCGCGGTGCCGAGCTGGGGTGCAGGCCGCGGCGGCACGCGTTTCGCTAAATTCCCGATCGCCGGCGAGCCCACCAATATCCATGAAAAGCTCGAGGATTGCGCGGTCATCCAGCAGCTGGGCCGCGCGACCCCGCGCGTCAGCCCGCATTTCCCGTGGGACAAGGTCAGCGACTATCGCGGCCTTCGCGAGGAAGCCGCCGCGCTCGGCCTCGGCTTCGACGCGGTGAACAGCAACACTTTCCAGGACCAGCCGGGGCAGGCGGTGAGCTATGCTACCGGCTCGCTCTCCTCGACGCGTGCCGAGGTGCGCGAGCAGGCGGTCGCGCACAACATCGAGTGTATCGAGATCGGCAAGCAGCTCGGCGTCACCGACCTCACCGTGTGGGTCGGCGACGGCACCAATTTTCCAGGGCAGCAGGATCTTGGCCGCAGCCTCGATCGCTATCTCGACGCAGCGGCTGAGGTTTATGCAGCGCTCCCCGCCGACTGGCGGATGCTGATCGAGCACAAGATGTTCGAGCCGGCCTTTTATTCGACCGTGATTTCGGACTGGGGCAGCTCGATCCTCGTCGCGCAGGAACTCGGCGACAAGGCGAAATGCCTCGTCGACCTTGGGCATCATGCGCCGAATGTGAACATCGAACAAATCGTCGCGCGGCTGCACCGCTTCGGAAAGCTCGGCGGTTTCCACTTCAATGACAGCAAATATGGCGACGACGATCTCGACTCGGGCTCGATCAACCCGCACCAGCTGTTCCTCGTCTTCAACGAATTGGTCGAGGCCGAGATGAACCCGCGCGGCGATTTCCGCCCCGCACACATGATCGACCAGTCGCACAATGTGACCGACCCGATCGAGTCCATGCTCTCGTCGGCCGAAGCGATTGTCGCGGCCTATGCCAAGGCGTTGCTCGTCGACCGCGAGGCGCTGCTTGCCGCGCAAGAGGCAAATGACACGATGATGGCGTTCCAGGCGCTGCGCACCGCGTACCGCACCGATGTCACGCCGATCCTCGCGGCGGCGCGCGCCGAAGCGGGCGGGGCGATCGACACGATCGCCGCCTATCGCGCGAGTGGCTGGCGCGATCGTAAGGCGCAGGAACGGCGCGCCGCGGGAGCGGCCGCGGGGATCGTCTAA
- a CDS encoding DeoR/GlpR family DNA-binding transcription regulator — protein sequence MHAAEREKMILDSLGESGFVSFRDLESRVAASPATIRRDLDRLEEAGVITRVRGGAKRVGGGDGAPAASEDGLSGIPFHENIGRNRAAKEAIGRAAAGLCIPGEGVMIDGGSTTLQMCPHLDGLALQVLTNSLHIVSALLPQPTTRILVPSGQVFREQNIVLSAAGDDGMPRFHAPKLFMGAASMGPAGLMQADVILVAAERRLIERADEIIVLVDSSKFSGPSGNVVCSLDEIDVVVTDAGIEPHHVAMMEAAGIRVIIA from the coding sequence ATGCACGCAGCCGAACGCGAAAAAATGATCCTCGACAGCCTGGGCGAAAGCGGCTTCGTCTCGTTCCGTGACCTCGAAAGCCGCGTCGCCGCGTCGCCCGCCACCATTCGCCGCGATCTCGACCGGCTCGAAGAAGCCGGCGTCATCACGCGCGTGCGCGGCGGGGCGAAGCGCGTCGGCGGGGGAGATGGTGCGCCGGCTGCATCCGAAGACGGCCTGTCGGGCATTCCCTTTCACGAGAATATCGGCCGCAATCGCGCCGCGAAGGAAGCGATCGGACGGGCGGCGGCGGGGCTCTGCATCCCCGGCGAGGGCGTGATGATCGACGGCGGCTCGACGACGCTGCAAATGTGCCCGCACCTCGATGGCCTCGCGCTGCAGGTTCTGACCAACTCGCTCCATATCGTCAGTGCGCTGCTGCCGCAGCCGACGACGCGCATATTGGTGCCGTCGGGGCAGGTGTTTCGCGAACAGAATATCGTCCTCTCGGCGGCGGGCGACGACGGCATGCCGCGTTTCCATGCGCCGAAACTGTTCATGGGCGCGGCGTCGATGGGCCCCGCCGGGCTGATGCAGGCCGACGTCATCCTTGTCGCCGCCGAACGCCGCCTGATCGAGCGCGCCGACGAGATCATCGTGCTGGTCGACAGTTCCAAATTCTCGGGCCCCTCGGGCAATGTCGTGTGCTCGCTCGACGAGATCGACGTCGTCGTCACCGACGCCGGAATCGAACCGCACCATGTCGCGATGATGGAAGCCGCCGGTATCCGCGTCATCATCGCCTGA
- a CDS encoding TonB-dependent receptor domain-containing protein: protein MKAMTTAGLGMVARRNAWRRGISAMACAGALLGAASAHAQDADSEAPTDADIVVTGTLLRGVAPVGTNVVAVSEADVVASGAASANDLLASIPQVGNFGTIPAGLGNFGNPIVRPNIRNLGASGGSTTLVLVDGHRMVGAGILQTSFDPSVIPPDVIKRVDVIPDGGSSIYGSDAIGGVINFITRDRYDGIGVNARYGFAKNYQTIDASVIAGKDWGSGSAYISYSYAWHDDLIGLDRDYATANQTGRGGGDFRSTACALANITVGTTTYALPGRAPGVNRCDQTDYAAIYPREERHSVFAGLTQDLSDSVAFKLSAYWSKRDTLHRSAQSSMSGTITAANPFFRPIGTELAHSVAFAFDDVFGPSNDSPSSFTSYGITPSFDFELGGGWQLRTMANFGRSENESTERSFNSTAATIALAGRTTATALNPYNLSATSPAVLAAIDDFVNYGEATQELAEGRVVLDGPLFAMSGGDVRLAVGGEYHYENIRSFTGSGPEAAVTGSNVYAARNVKSLFGELLIPIFGADNRTPGFYSLELSGSVRYDDYSDVGSTTNPKIGVTWRPFEALTIRGNYGTSFHAPSLADLGNSVDARVQVLPFSPFRAPNSSPFDALRPTIAIAGGNANLKPETADTWSLGFDLKPAAIEGFVASATYFNVKFKDAIAVPPFTSPLLFTTPAYADFFILNPTLAQAQAAAGNLRVDGVPNLATLFAISSPYVLFLAQRANLGAVNVDGIDFNLAYNRPTGFGSIHANFTGSYLLNRETQVVQGGPVNDDLKNGTGRFLFTAGLGATVGDFTARATLNHRSGYPIIGLPPQERVSAFDTVDLFFSYDLGDMLANTLLTLNVDNVFDEDPPFLNSASGYTNGSTLGRLVSFGIRTKF from the coding sequence ATGAAGGCGATGACGACTGCAGGGTTGGGTATGGTTGCGCGGCGGAACGCGTGGCGGCGGGGCATTTCGGCAATGGCATGCGCGGGCGCGCTGCTCGGCGCGGCGAGCGCCCATGCCCAGGATGCCGATTCCGAAGCCCCGACCGATGCGGATATTGTCGTCACCGGCACCCTGCTGCGCGGCGTTGCGCCGGTCGGCACCAATGTCGTCGCGGTCAGCGAGGCCGATGTCGTTGCCTCGGGCGCGGCCTCGGCGAACGATCTGCTCGCCTCGATCCCGCAGGTCGGCAATTTCGGAACGATCCCGGCGGGTCTCGGCAATTTCGGCAATCCGATCGTGCGTCCCAATATCCGCAATCTCGGCGCAAGTGGCGGCTCGACGACGCTCGTGCTCGTCGACGGCCACCGCATGGTCGGCGCGGGCATTCTGCAGACGAGCTTCGATCCCTCGGTCATTCCGCCCGATGTGATCAAGCGGGTCGACGTCATCCCCGACGGCGGTTCGTCGATCTATGGTTCGGACGCGATCGGCGGCGTGATCAACTTCATCACGCGCGACCGCTATGACGGCATCGGCGTCAACGCGCGCTATGGCTTTGCCAAAAATTACCAGACGATCGACGCCAGCGTCATTGCGGGCAAGGATTGGGGCTCGGGCTCGGCCTATATTTCCTATTCCTACGCGTGGCACGACGATCTGATCGGGCTCGACCGCGACTATGCGACCGCGAACCAGACCGGCCGCGGCGGCGGCGATTTCCGCAGCACCGCCTGCGCGCTCGCCAACATCACCGTCGGCACGACGACCTATGCGCTCCCCGGCCGTGCGCCGGGGGTCAATCGCTGCGACCAGACCGATTATGCGGCCATCTATCCGCGCGAGGAACGCCACAGCGTCTTCGCCGGGCTGACGCAGGATCTCAGCGATTCGGTCGCATTCAAGCTGTCGGCCTATTGGTCGAAGCGCGACACGCTGCACCGCAGCGCGCAGAGCAGCATGAGCGGGACGATCACCGCCGCGAACCCCTTCTTCCGCCCGATCGGGACCGAGCTTGCGCACAGCGTCGCCTTTGCATTCGACGATGTCTTCGGACCGAGCAACGACAGCCCGTCCAGCTTTACCTCCTATGGCATCACGCCCAGCTTCGATTTCGAGCTCGGCGGCGGCTGGCAGCTGCGCACAATGGCCAACTTCGGACGCAGCGAGAATGAATCGACCGAGCGGTCGTTCAATTCGACCGCGGCGACGATCGCGCTGGCCGGCAGGACGACGGCAACCGCGCTCAACCCCTATAATCTCTCGGCGACGTCGCCCGCGGTGCTCGCGGCGATCGACGATTTCGTCAACTATGGCGAAGCGACGCAGGAGCTCGCCGAAGGGCGCGTCGTGCTCGACGGCCCGCTGTTCGCGATGTCCGGCGGCGACGTGCGCCTCGCGGTCGGCGGCGAATATCATTACGAGAATATCCGCTCGTTCACCGGCAGCGGTCCCGAGGCTGCGGTCACCGGATCGAACGTCTATGCCGCGCGCAATGTGAAGTCGCTGTTCGGCGAATTGCTGATCCCGATCTTCGGCGCCGATAACCGCACCCCGGGCTTCTACAGCCTCGAGCTGTCGGGTTCGGTCCGCTACGACGATTACAGCGACGTCGGCAGCACGACCAATCCCAAGATCGGCGTGACCTGGCGCCCGTTCGAGGCGCTGACGATCCGCGGCAATTACGGCACGTCGTTCCACGCGCCGAGCCTCGCCGACCTCGGCAATTCGGTCGACGCGCGCGTTCAGGTGCTGCCGTTCAGCCCGTTCCGTGCGCCGAACAGCTCGCCCTTCGACGCGCTGCGTCCGACGATCGCGATCGCCGGCGGCAACGCCAATTTGAAGCCCGAGACCGCCGACACCTGGTCGCTCGGCTTCGACCTCAAGCCCGCGGCGATCGAGGGCTTCGTCGCCAGCGCGACCTATTTCAACGTGAAGTTCAAGGATGCGATCGCGGTCCCGCCGTTCACGTCGCCTTTGCTGTTCACGACCCCGGCATATGCGGATTTCTTCATCCTCAATCCGACGCTCGCGCAGGCGCAGGCGGCGGCTGGCAATCTCCGCGTCGACGGCGTTCCGAACCTCGCGACGCTTTTCGCGATCAGCTCGCCCTATGTGCTGTTCCTCGCGCAGCGCGCGAACCTCGGCGCGGTGAATGTCGACGGGATCGACTTCAATCTCGCCTATAATCGCCCGACGGGCTTCGGCTCGATCCATGCGAATTTCACCGGCAGCTACCTGCTAAACCGCGAGACTCAGGTGGTACAGGGCGGTCCGGTCAACGACGACCTCAAGAACGGCACCGGGCGTTTCCTCTTCACCGCGGGGCTCGGGGCGACGGTGGGCGATTTCACCGCGCGCGCGACGCTCAACCATCGTAGCGGCTATCCGATCATTGGGCTGCCGCCGCAGGAGCGTGTGTCGGCGTTCGACACCGTCGATCTCTTCTTCAGCTATGATCTCGGCGACATGCTCGCGAATACGCTGCTGACGCTGAACGTCGACAATGTCTTTGACGAGGACCCGCCGTTCCTGAACAGTGCATCGGGCTATACCAATGGCAGCACGCTCGGCCGGCTGGTATCCTTCGGTATTCGCACCAAATTCTGA
- a CDS encoding family 78 glycoside hydrolase catalytic domain, with translation MATSPAWAAEPAPAVLRTEYAAAPLGLDTAAPRLAWRSPVARQSAYRIRVATSEAGLDRAPLWDSGKVASVDNVQIAYAGPALASRQRYWWQVQVWDADGKVTGWSAPAWWEMGLLRASDWQARWISGPARRDHDWGDLTLDAELTLTGKSVDILFRALPNGKTYGDAYVWTLADDKNGPELIQTVRRYPGGTSSAIKMERLAQVKLPAPIKGRRIALSIRAEGGRIVTRIDGAVVATVDNEAHKHGTIGFAGKEASAAIIHSVRVSGTQSPAVAFDFAGGDNPFTGGSVAKDGLVVAGGVPGVDLMLPIEAPAPLVRRAFRLTKPVASARLYYAGAGMPRLSVNGTVVGSSLGVGFTAYDKRVLGYALDVTSLLRRGENVIGAELGRGWYGLTDPNEWYFHAAPWHAEPALKAQLEITYTDGIRETVVTDGNWRTFSGPTLNDSVHRGERFDARLVPAGWDRASFRDRKWQAAPVVAGPAGQLVAATSEAIEPVEAISPVAMKEVAPGVHVYDFGRIVAGWPVLKVSGPRGLTVSMVASERVADDGRVVPAAGLIDAQLQTDRYTLAGKGAEQWEPRFGYRGFRYVQVEGFPGTPPEGALTARIVHSAVARTGSFASASPLLNQIDFAAIASILNNLHGFQTDTPTYEKNGWSGDAQASAGAAVRSLDIARVWTKWLADFRDAQSDKGEVPEIAPTTPFYGYENTPGWNVIWGPTTPWDAAAMILPWELYTTYGDTRVLADNQDMQRRLVDYTATFIKAPDYQRSAGLSEWASAGGMDYSNARGGGVDAVTTAYFFHQADLLAKSSAIIGKADDATRYARLAEDIRAAYNARYWNGAMGWYRTIDSKGAVGRPTQVQNILPLAFGMVPTGREKNVAAAIANDVKEQGLLTGVYGARYLLEILSDYGYADLAYRVATRTDEPSWGWWIKNGHSTMFETWSLNSRSRDHHYFASISDWMRQRLAGLRPGAPGYKVVLVKPAIPDGLAGAEAAMETVHGRAFSGWKVEAGRLSLTADVPANTTGEIWVPKRFGAIVAPAGAEAVRQAAGYSIYRTGPGRFIFTTGGK, from the coding sequence ATGGCGACCTCGCCTGCGTGGGCGGCCGAGCCGGCCCCGGCGGTGCTGCGGACCGAATATGCCGCAGCGCCGCTGGGCCTCGACACCGCCGCGCCGCGTCTCGCGTGGCGGTCGCCGGTGGCGCGGCAGAGCGCGTACCGCATCCGCGTCGCGACGTCGGAAGCCGGCCTCGATCGCGCGCCTCTGTGGGACAGCGGCAAAGTCGCCTCGGTGGACAATGTCCAGATCGCCTATGCCGGGCCCGCGCTCGCATCGCGCCAACGCTATTGGTGGCAGGTGCAGGTGTGGGACGCCGATGGGAAGGTCACCGGATGGAGCGCGCCCGCCTGGTGGGAGATGGGACTGCTCCGCGCATCCGACTGGCAAGCCCGATGGATTTCGGGACCCGCGCGGCGCGACCATGACTGGGGCGACTTGACGCTCGATGCCGAGCTGACGCTGACGGGCAAGAGCGTCGATATATTGTTCCGCGCGCTTCCCAACGGAAAGACCTATGGCGACGCCTATGTCTGGACGCTCGCCGACGACAAGAACGGGCCCGAACTGATCCAGACCGTCCGCCGCTATCCGGGCGGCACCAGTTCGGCGATCAAGATGGAGCGGTTGGCGCAGGTCAAATTGCCCGCGCCGATCAAGGGGCGCCGCATCGCGCTGTCGATCCGCGCCGAGGGTGGCCGCATCGTCACGCGCATCGACGGGGCGGTCGTCGCGACGGTCGACAATGAGGCACACAAGCACGGCACGATCGGCTTTGCAGGTAAGGAAGCCAGTGCCGCTATAATTCATTCGGTCCGCGTATCGGGCACGCAAAGCCCCGCGGTCGCGTTCGATTTTGCGGGCGGCGACAATCCGTTCACCGGCGGCAGCGTTGCGAAGGATGGGCTCGTCGTCGCCGGCGGCGTGCCGGGCGTCGACCTGATGCTCCCGATCGAAGCACCCGCGCCGCTGGTTCGCCGTGCTTTTCGTCTCACCAAGCCGGTCGCGAGCGCACGGCTCTATTATGCGGGCGCGGGTATGCCGCGTCTGTCGGTCAACGGCACCGTCGTCGGCTCGTCGCTCGGCGTAGGGTTCACCGCCTATGACAAGCGCGTTCTCGGTTATGCCCTCGACGTCACCAGCCTGCTGCGTCGCGGCGAGAATGTGATCGGCGCCGAACTCGGGCGCGGCTGGTACGGGCTGACCGATCCGAACGAATGGTATTTCCACGCGGCGCCCTGGCACGCCGAACCTGCGCTCAAGGCACAGCTTGAGATTACCTACACCGATGGAATACGCGAAACCGTCGTGACCGATGGCAATTGGCGCACCTTTTCGGGCCCGACGCTCAATGACTCGGTCCATCGCGGCGAACGTTTCGACGCGCGGCTGGTGCCGGCGGGCTGGGATCGTGCGAGTTTCCGCGACCGCAAATGGCAGGCGGCGCCGGTTGTTGCAGGGCCGGCGGGGCAGCTTGTCGCCGCCACCTCCGAAGCGATCGAACCGGTCGAGGCAATTTCGCCCGTCGCGATGAAAGAAGTCGCCCCCGGCGTCCATGTCTATGACTTCGGCCGCATCGTCGCGGGCTGGCCGGTGCTCAAGGTCAGCGGCCCGCGCGGGCTCACCGTCTCGATGGTCGCGAGCGAACGCGTCGCCGACGACGGCAGGGTCGTCCCCGCTGCGGGGCTGATCGATGCGCAGCTCCAGACCGACCGCTACACGCTCGCGGGCAAGGGCGCCGAGCAATGGGAACCGCGCTTCGGCTATCGCGGCTTTCGCTATGTGCAGGTTGAGGGTTTTCCGGGCACGCCGCCCGAAGGCGCGCTCACCGCCCGCATCGTCCATTCGGCGGTCGCGCGTACGGGCAGCTTTGCCAGCGCTAGTCCGCTGCTGAACCAGATCGATTTTGCTGCGATCGCGTCGATCCTCAACAATCTCCACGGCTTCCAGACCGATACGCCGACCTATGAAAAAAATGGCTGGTCCGGCGATGCGCAGGCGTCGGCGGGCGCCGCGGTGCGCAGCCTCGACATCGCGCGCGTCTGGACCAAATGGCTCGCCGACTTCCGCGATGCGCAGTCGGACAAAGGTGAAGTGCCCGAGATTGCTCCGACGACGCCCTTCTACGGCTATGAGAACACCCCCGGCTGGAACGTGATCTGGGGGCCGACGACGCCGTGGGACGCGGCGGCGATGATCCTGCCGTGGGAATTATACACGACCTATGGCGATACGCGCGTGCTCGCGGACAATCAGGACATGCAGCGCCGGCTGGTCGATTACACCGCGACCTTTATAAAGGCGCCCGATTACCAGCGGTCGGCGGGACTCTCCGAATGGGCGTCGGCGGGCGGGATGGATTACAGCAATGCGCGCGGCGGCGGGGTCGATGCGGTGACGACCGCCTATTTCTTCCATCAGGCCGACCTGCTGGCCAAATCGTCGGCGATCATCGGCAAGGCCGACGATGCGACGCGCTATGCCAGGCTCGCCGAGGATATCCGCGCCGCCTATAACGCGCGCTACTGGAACGGCGCCATGGGCTGGTATCGCACCATCGACAGCAAGGGAGCGGTCGGCCGGCCGACGCAGGTGCAGAATATCTTGCCGCTCGCGTTCGGCATGGTGCCGACGGGACGCGAGAAGAACGTCGCGGCGGCCATCGCAAATGACGTCAAGGAACAGGGGCTGCTCACCGGCGTCTATGGTGCGCGTTACCTGCTCGAAATCCTGAGCGACTATGGCTACGCCGACCTCGCGTATCGCGTCGCGACGCGCACCGACGAGCCAAGCTGGGGCTGGTGGATCAAGAACGGCCACTCGACGATGTTCGAAACGTGGAGCCTGAACAGCCGTTCGCGCGATCATCACTATTTCGCGTCGATTTCCGACTGGATGCGCCAGCGGCTGGCCGGGCTGCGCCCGGGCGCGCCGGGGTACAAGGTCGTGCTCGTCAAGCCCGCGATCCCCGACGGGCTTGCGGGCGCAGAGGCCGCTATGGAGACGGTCCACGGCCGCGCCTTCTCGGGCTGGAAGGTCGAAGCGGGCAGGCTGTCGCTCACCGCCGACGTGCCGGCGAACACGACGGGCGAAATCTGGGTGCCGAAGCGCTTCGGGGCGATTGTCGCCCCTGCGGGTGCCGAAGCCGTGCGTCAGGCGGCCGGCTATTCGATCTATCGTACCGGCCCCGGCCGTTTCATCTTCACCACCGGAGGCAAATAA
- a CDS encoding carboxylesterase/lipase family protein, producing the protein MIRGVLVSAALLASPVAAQQVAIDSGTVAGATTEGVAAFKGIPYAAPPVGALRWGAPAPAQPRSALRDATAYGPDCMQNPLPGIQPGSRSMSEDCLTLNVWTPKPAKGAKLPVMVWIHGGGFVGGSGTLPETDGGLLAKRDVVVVSFNYRLGRFGFFAHPALGQDGNWGLMDQIAALKWVQRNIAAFGGDPAKVTIFGESAGGESVSRLMASPAAKGLFARAIVASGGGRDDWPTLAEAQAKGQAFGVRAGAADAATLRALPAEKVLGSLALMSKEEDRYSGPMTDGTIVPAGAETIFAEGRQARIPYIIGSNDDELGFIPAPFRAMVNGPVEKGLGAAAAIVKAAYASEDEANRRLGGDAIFAEPALAFGLLQARAGAPTFLYRFGYVAEGQRKPDVGAVHASDVAFQFGNLPADATAADRAAAKQLGDYWTNFAKTGDPNGGGLPVWSRLDPAAPQLLSMGLETTAMAPATTPALTAIAAARDGK; encoded by the coding sequence ATGATCCGCGGCGTATTGGTTTCGGCTGCACTTTTGGCGTCGCCGGTCGCGGCGCAGCAGGTGGCGATCGACAGCGGCACCGTTGCCGGCGCGACCACCGAAGGCGTCGCGGCGTTCAAGGGAATCCCCTATGCCGCGCCGCCCGTCGGCGCCCTGCGTTGGGGTGCACCCGCGCCCGCCCAGCCTCGGAGCGCACTGCGCGACGCGACCGCTTACGGCCCCGATTGCATGCAGAACCCGCTGCCGGGCATCCAGCCCGGATCGCGGTCGATGAGCGAGGATTGCCTGACGCTCAACGTCTGGACGCCGAAGCCCGCCAAGGGCGCGAAGCTGCCGGTGATGGTCTGGATCCACGGCGGCGGTTTCGTCGGCGGGTCGGGCACGCTGCCCGAAACCGACGGCGGTCTGCTCGCGAAGCGCGACGTCGTGGTCGTCAGCTTCAATTACCGCCTCGGCCGCTTCGGTTTCTTCGCGCATCCCGCGCTGGGGCAGGATGGCAACTGGGGGCTGATGGATCAGATCGCGGCGCTCAAATGGGTGCAGCGCAACATCGCGGCGTTCGGAGGTGATCCGGCCAAGGTCACGATTTTCGGCGAGAGCGCCGGCGGGGAATCGGTATCGCGTCTGATGGCGTCGCCCGCCGCGAAGGGCCTGTTCGCGCGCGCGATCGTCGCCTCGGGCGGTGGCCGCGACGACTGGCCGACGCTGGCTGAGGCGCAGGCGAAGGGGCAGGCGTTCGGCGTGCGTGCGGGAGCGGCCGACGCGGCGACATTGCGCGCGCTGCCCGCCGAGAAGGTTCTCGGTAGCCTCGCGCTGATGAGCAAGGAAGAGGATCGCTATTCGGGGCCGATGACCGACGGGACGATCGTCCCCGCCGGCGCCGAGACGATCTTCGCCGAGGGCAGGCAGGCGCGCATTCCCTATATCATTGGCAGCAACGACGACGAACTCGGCTTCATCCCCGCGCCGTTCCGCGCGATGGTCAACGGCCCGGTCGAAAAGGGACTGGGTGCTGCCGCTGCCATCGTGAAAGCGGCCTATGCGAGCGAGGACGAGGCGAACCGGCGGCTCGGCGGCGACGCGATCTTCGCCGAACCCGCGCTCGCCTTCGGCCTGTTGCAGGCGCGCGCGGGGGCGCCGACCTTCCTCTATCGTTTCGGCTATGTGGCCGAGGGCCAGCGCAAGCCCGACGTCGGCGCGGTCCATGCGTCGGATGTCGCGTTCCAGTTCGGCAACCTGCCCGCCGATGCCACCGCCGCCGACCGTGCCGCCGCCAAGCAACTCGGCGATTACTGGACCAATTTCGCGAAGACCGGCGATCCGAACGGCGGCGGGCTGCCCGTCTGGTCTCGGCTCGACCCCGCGGCGCCGCAGCTGCTGTCGATGGGACTCGAGACAACCGCAATGGCGCCCGCAACCACACCCGCGCTCACCGCCATCGCCGCCGCACGGGACGGAAAATAA
- a CDS encoding alpha/beta hydrolase, giving the protein MKAMTMRLSAVLAGALAIVAIPACAWEVIRLSSAPVPATSKEVRETGPFGTIVRNVSDATLTPYVAEKPNGTAVIVAPGGGFHMLSIDNEGEAVAKWLNSQGVTAFVLKYRLLETGADFPLQMMRYLANIPSLRTAVEPLRPLATADGENAVKWVRKNAARYGIKPNRVGLMGFSAGGAVTVWTLAANKPASRPDFAIAIYPGLLPDAIAVPKKAPPLFVAAAKDDKLAYADSVRLAAAWKDAGASSTIVTYESGGHGFGMKKSGKPSDAWTDAMSDWMRGQGLVGK; this is encoded by the coding sequence ATGAAAGCCATGACCATGCGTCTCTCCGCCGTCCTTGCCGGTGCGCTCGCCATCGTTGCAATCCCCGCTTGCGCGTGGGAGGTGATCCGCCTGTCGTCGGCCCCGGTGCCCGCGACCTCGAAGGAGGTGCGCGAAACAGGGCCGTTCGGGACGATCGTGCGCAACGTCTCCGATGCGACGCTCACACCCTATGTCGCCGAAAAGCCCAACGGCACCGCGGTCATCGTCGCGCCCGGCGGCGGCTTTCACATGCTGTCGATCGACAATGAGGGCGAAGCGGTCGCCAAATGGCTGAACAGCCAGGGCGTTACCGCCTTCGTGCTCAAATATCGCCTGCTCGAAACCGGCGCCGATTTTCCGCTCCAGATGATGCGCTATCTCGCCAATATTCCTTCGCTGCGCACCGCAGTCGAACCGCTGCGCCCGCTCGCGACCGCCGACGGCGAAAATGCGGTGAAGTGGGTCCGCAAGAACGCCGCCCGCTATGGCATCAAGCCGAACCGCGTCGGGCTGATGGGTTTTTCGGCGGGGGGCGCGGTGACGGTGTGGACGCTCGCGGCGAACAAGCCCGCGAGCCGCCCCGACTTCGCGATCGCCATCTATCCCGGCCTGCTGCCCGACGCGATTGCGGTGCCGAAGAAGGCGCCGCCGCTGTTCGTCGCGGCGGCGAAGGACGACAAGCTGGCATATGCCGACAGCGTCCGCCTTGCCGCGGCGTGGAAGGATGCCGGCGCGAGCAGCACGATCGTCACCTACGAGAGCGGAGGCCATGGTTTCGGCATGAAGAAGAGCGGCAAACCGAGCGATGCATGGACCGATGCGATGAGCGACTGGATGCGCGGGCAGGGACTCGTCGGCAAATGA